The genomic region GTCCTATGACGACGAGCTGGTGGATGCTGTGCTGCTTGAGCTGCAAGTCCAGGTCGGTGTTGGCGAAACCGCTGGAACACCAGTGCTCCTGGGCCACGATCTCCCCCGGTTGCGGTGCGTACTCGTGGGGAAACTCGCCGCCCCAGGTGCCGTATTCGAAGGTCCTTCGCGACCACGCGGCCTTCTGAACGGGCGCGATGGACTTCCAGGTCTCGTAGTCACCGGGGCGATAGCGGCGGTGTGGCGCATAGAACACGCGTAGCCCCGCTTTGCGCGCTGCGTTCAGGACCTGCAGCATGTTGGGAACACAACCGTTGGCTTCGGCAACGGCCTTCAGGCGATCCCATACCTTGCCGCCCTCGGAAATGAAGTCGTTGTACGGATCGATCAGCAGAAGCGCGGTCAGTTGCTTGTCGTGGGTCATTTCCGTTCACCGATCATGGTCGGATTGGCGACGATCACCTGAAGCACCTGTCTCCGGGCGAACCAAGGCTCATCCCAGGTTCGCCGCAAAGAACGCGGCGGTGCCGTCATCGGCGAGCTGTGCAGCCCTCTCGTCGCGACGCTTGCCGGAAGCCACCGCAAAGCCGTGGTGCAATCCGGGGTAGTCGTAAATCGTCACCAGCGGATTGCCGTCGAGCCCCCGGTGCATCGCCTTCTGGGTATCGTCGCTGACGAACTGATCGTCCGTTGGTACGTGCAGCAGGACCGGGTGCGTGATCGCCTCTTTTTCTCCGAGCAACCCGTCGATACCGACGCCGTAGTAGCCAACCGATGCATCAATATTGGTGCGCGCCGCGGTCATGAAGGCGAGCCGGCCACCCAGGCAATAGCCCACGCAGCCGACCTTGATGCCCTTTGACTGCGCGCGGATGGCGCGGATCGTGGCGTCGATATCGGCCACGCCCTGATCCTGGTCGAACCTCTGATACAGATTCAGCCCTTCCTCGAATTGCTCCGGCACATCGGGATCGAGCTCGATACCGGGACGGAACCGCCAGAAGAGGTCTGGCGCGACGGCGAGATAGCCGGCTTCCGCCCATCTGTCGCACTTGGAACGGATGCCGGCGTTCACGCCGAAGATCTCCTGGATGACGATGATCGCGGCCCTGGTGGGTCCAGCGGGCTCGGCGCAATAGGCGGGGAACTGCTGCCGGTGGTCCAACGTCTCGATCGATATGAGGCATCCCATAAGACGGTTCTCCCCTTGTGACTTTTGGACTCAGCCGTTCTCCACACCCTCACTCGACGTTACGCTTTTATGAAGCTCAGCAGGTCGGCATTGATGGTGTCGGCTTCGGTCGTGGGCATGCCGTGCGGAAAACCCTGATAGGTTTTCAATGTGCCGTTCTTCAGCAGCTTCGCCGAGAGCGGCCCGGAATCGGCGTAGGGCACGATCTGGTCGTCATCCCCGTGCATCACCAGGACCGGCACGGTGATCTTCTTCAGGTCTTCGGTGAAGTCGGTCTGGGAGAAGGCGACGATCCCGTCATAGTGCGCCTTCGCGCCGCCCATCATGCCCTGGCGCCACCAGTTCCAGATCACGCCCTGAGACGGTTTCGCACCGGGCCTGTTGTATCCATAGAACGGTCCGGCAGGAATGTCGTAATAGAACTGCGCCCGGCTGGCGGCGAGTTGCGCCTGAAGCCCGTCGAACACGTCCTTGGGCAGTCCGCCCGGGTTGGCCTCCGTCTTGACCATCAGCGGCGGTACTGCGGCGATGATCACCGCTTTTGCCACCCGGCTTTCGCCGTGGCGCGCGAGGTAGTGCACCACTTCGCCGCCGCCGGTCGAGTGACCGACGTGTACCGCGTCCTTGAGGTCGAGATGGGCAGTCAGCGCCGCCAGATCGTCGGCGTAGTGATCCATGTCATGGCCGCTACCGACCTGGCTGGAGCGACCATGGCCGCGCCGGTCGTGGGCGATGACGCGATAGCCCTGGTTGAGGAAGAACAGCATCTGCGCGTCCCAGTCATCCGCCGATAACGGCCAGCCGTGACTGAACACGATCGGCTGGCCTTTGCCACAGTCCTTGTAGAAGATCTCGACGCCGTCGTTGGTGGTGATCGTGCTCATCGTGCGCTCCTCTGGTTGAAGGGAAGGTGGGTTGGGAGGATTGAGGTTTGAATGACGCTCAAGCTGAGCGCGCCTGTTCTCCGACCGGCAGTTTGCGTATCCGCTTGCCGGTCGCCGCGTACACCGCGTTGGTCAGCGCCGGTATGACGCAGGACGTGCCCGGTTCGCCGATACCGCCCGGAGCTTCGGAGCTCTTGATCAGGTGCACCTCGATCTTCGGCGATTCGCTGATGCGCAGCACTCGGTAGTCGCCGAAGTTGGTCTGCTCCACGCGTCCGTCCTTCAGCGTGATCTCGCCGAACAGGGCGCCCGACAGCCCGAAGATGATGCCGCTTTCCATTTGCGCACGCACCGTGTCCGGGTTGACCATCAGACCGCAGTCGACGACGCAGACCACGCGCTTGGGACTCACGGTGCCGTCCTTGTCCACAGTCACTTCGACGACTTGTGCGATGAAGCTGCCGAAGCCAGTGCACAGCGCGATCCCGCGCCCTTGCCCCGCGGGCAAGGGTTTCGCCCAACCAGCCTTGTCGGCGGCGAGCTGCAGCACGGCTTTCGAGCGGGGACTTTTTTCCAGCAGCGCCAGCCGGTAGGCGAGCGCGTCCTGTTTGGCGTTCGCGGCCAGCTCGTCAATGAAGCTTTCGAGAACGAAAGTTCCCCGTGTCACGCCCACGCCGCGCCAGAATGCGGTCGGGATGCCGGGCGGCTCCTGGGCGAACCACTCGACGTGGATTTCTCCCACCGCGTAGGCCGGTTCGGTTGCGATCTCGACGGCATCGGGATCGACGCCATTCTTCATGAACGCCGGGAAGAACCGCGCCGTGATCGACGAGCCCGCAATGCGGTGCGACCAGCCCACGGGCTTGCCCTGCGCGTCGAGTCCGGCGCTGATGCGGTCGTAGTAGTACGGCCGATACATGTCGTGCTGGATGTCCTCCTCGCGCGTGTAGAGGACCTGCACCGGCCCTTCGACCTGCCGCGCGATCCGTGCCGCGCGCAGGGTGCCGTCGACTTCGAGGCGGCGGCCGAATCCGCCGCCCAGCAGGTGATTGTGGATGGTCACCTGTTCGGGTTTGAGACCAGTGACCTTGGCCACGACGGCCTGCGAGACGCCGGGAACCTGCGTGCCGACCCAGACATCGCAGCGGTCCTTTTGCACGTGCACGGTGCAATTCATGGGTTCGAGAACCGCATGCGCGAGAAACGGTTGCTCGTAGACGGCCTCGATCTTCTGTGCGGCCTTGGCGATGGTGGCCGCGGCGTCACCTTCGTGGCGCGCGACCGCGCCGGGTTTCTCCATGGCGGCTGCAAGCTGCTTGACCAAGTCCGCTGTCGAGAGCTTTGCGTTCGGCCCTGGATCCCATTGCGGATTGGCGGCGGCGAGCCCCTGCTTGGCGGCCCAGGTGTGGATTGCCACGACTGCGACCGCGTCCTCCAGGGGGACTACCTGCGTGACACCGGGAACCGCTTTCGCCTTCGCTTCGTCGACCGCGACGAGCTTGCCGCCGA from Betaproteobacteria bacterium harbors:
- a CDS encoding alpha/beta hydrolase, with the protein product MSTITTNDGVEIFYKDCGKGQPIVFSHGWPLSADDWDAQMLFFLNQGYRVIAHDRRGHGRSSQVGSGHDMDHYADDLAALTAHLDLKDAVHVGHSTGGGEVVHYLARHGESRVAKAVIIAAVPPLMVKTEANPGGLPKDVFDGLQAQLAASRAQFYYDIPAGPFYGYNRPGAKPSQGVIWNWWRQGMMGGAKAHYDGIVAFSQTDFTEDLKKITVPVLVMHGDDDQIVPYADSGPLSAKLLKNGTLKTYQGFPHGMPTTEADTINADLLSFIKA
- a CDS encoding cysteine hydrolase yields the protein MTHDKQLTALLLIDPYNDFISEGGKVWDRLKAVAEANGCVPNMLQVLNAARKAGLRVFYAPHRRYRPGDYETWKSIAPVQKAAWSRRTFEYGTWGGEFPHEYAPQPGEIVAQEHWCSSGFANTDLDLQLKQHSIHQLVVIGLIAHTCVEATVRFAAELGYGVTMVKDATASYSDDHMHAALDVNIPNYASAVVTAAEIVESISSL
- a CDS encoding xanthine dehydrogenase family protein molybdopterin-binding subunit — protein: MRPTRWRSEVKSAIIESAQPVSSARRDFLKLTAGAALGGGLLLGFGLPARAVVSDGSVTGAPFAPNAFLRIDRSGKVTFVMPYIEMGQGTYTSIPMLIAEELEVDVDKVVIEHSPADNKVYANPLVGIQITGGSTSVRAAWEPMRRAGATARVMLVSAAAQQWKVDPGTCRAENGVVIHPPTGRKLVYGKLVDAAAKLPVPEKVALKSPAEFRLIGTPHRRLDIDGKVNGSAKFGIDARLPGMKFAVIAISPTFGGKLVAVDEAKAKAVPGVTQVVPLEDAVAVVAIHTWAAKQGLAAANPQWDPGPNAKLSTADLVKQLAAAMEKPGAVARHEGDAAATIAKAAQKIEAVYEQPFLAHAVLEPMNCTVHVQKDRCDVWVGTQVPGVSQAVVAKVTGLKPEQVTIHNHLLGGGFGRRLEVDGTLRAARIARQVEGPVQVLYTREEDIQHDMYRPYYYDRISAGLDAQGKPVGWSHRIAGSSITARFFPAFMKNGVDPDAVEIATEPAYAVGEIHVEWFAQEPPGIPTAFWRGVGVTRGTFVLESFIDELAANAKQDALAYRLALLEKSPRSKAVLQLAADKAGWAKPLPAGQGRGIALCTGFGSFIAQVVEVTVDKDGTVSPKRVVCVVDCGLMVNPDTVRAQMESGIIFGLSGALFGEITLKDGRVEQTNFGDYRVLRISESPKIEVHLIKSSEAPGGIGEPGTSCVIPALTNAVYAATGKRIRKLPVGEQARSA
- a CDS encoding dienelactone hydrolase family protein, which codes for MGCLISIETLDHRQQFPAYCAEPAGPTRAAIIVIQEIFGVNAGIRSKCDRWAEAGYLAVAPDLFWRFRPGIELDPDVPEQFEEGLNLYQRFDQDQGVADIDATIRAIRAQSKGIKVGCVGYCLGGRLAFMTAARTNIDASVGYYGVGIDGLLGEKEAITHPVLLHVPTDDQFVSDDTQKAMHRGLDGNPLVTIYDYPGLHHGFAVASGKRRDERAAQLADDGTAAFFAANLG